GAGCGCTTCGGGCTGACGCTACGGCAACGATGTGCCCGCTTCGTCCGTAAGACCCTCACGTTCTCCAAGTGCCCCCAGGAATCACCCCGGCCCCTTATGGCACTTCATACGGCTGTACAACGAATCCCGACCGTAGGGCCACTACCCGAACGGCGTTGATTCCCGCCGCTACCGGCGGGGACTCGATGACTCAACTGGGTTTCGCCCGACCAAGAGGACCGGCCGGCCGGGATCGACTTTAGCGCCTGATGTAAGAAATCAGGCGCGCCGAGGCTTCCATCACGCGGCCCGGTACAAGTGGAGTTGCCCGTCGAGCCAGCGGACCCGCTCCAACAGATCGGCCCGTTCCGCGGCCCAGAGGGTCCGTTCCGCGACCCGGTCCGCGGCCTGCTCCTCGACCCGGGCGACCCAGCCCGCGCGCTCGGTGGTCCACATGACCCGCTCGGCGGCCCAGGCCGCGCGCTCCGCGTCCCACATGGCCCGCTCCGCGAGCCGTTCCGCCGGCACGTAGGGTTCGTCGAACAAGTTAATCGGCAACTGGAGCCGGGGAACCAAGTGCGCGTCTTCCGCCCGGACGTAATAGCGGTTCAGCCCGTCGAACGTGGCGAACAGGTAGTCGGCCGCGAGGACCAGGGGCTCCCAGGGGCCGTGGTTCGGGGTCGAGCGCTCCGACTCGGTCGCTTCGATCACCAGCACCACCGGGCGCCAGCGGCTGAAGTCGGCCCCGCGGAGTACCGACAATTCGTGCCCCTCGACGTCGATCTTGAGGAAGTCGATCGGGCCGCGCACGTAGCGCTCGCACACTTCGGCCAGGGTAACGGCCTGGAGCGTGCGGCTGATAACGGGAACCCCGGCCTTCTTGAATTCGGCGGCCAGGGCCGCGTCCGGGGTGGACAGGAGCGGCCGGTCCGGGAACTCGTAGAACGTGACGTCGTGGCGCGCGTCTGACAGGAGCGCGTTCACGTTGATGTCCCGCGGGCGGGCGGCGCTGAGCGCGGCGAAGTACCCGGCCTGCGGTTCGATGTTGATCCCGTTCCACCCGCGATCGTAGAACCATTTGGTGACGGACAGTTCGACCGGGTCGGCCGCGCCGATGTCGATGTAGAACCCGACCGTACCGGGGAACACGCGGTTGAGGAGGACGTCTTCGCGGTTCTGGGCGTAAGAAACGTTCGGCATGATGTGCTCTCACCGGGACCGGGGTGGGACGTTAGGCCGCACGGGACTGCTGGGCCGATACCTGTCTCTGGAGCGCGGCCACCTGTTGTTCCAGGCGCACGAGGCGCGCGCGGTCGGCCTGCTGGCGGTCGAACAGCAACTGCAGGCGGACGTCGACCCGCGCGATGAGCGGGCGCAGCAGCCGCACCAGCACCTTGCGAAGCCGTGGGGTGACCGGCCGGAACGCCACCCGGACCAAGTCCTTTGCCCGCGCACGCAGTCCCATCTCGCCCCTCCACCGCACAGCCGAGTAGAACCCGTCGATCCCCGTGGATATCGTTTCTGGGTGATTGACGCAAGCCGAGCTCGCGGCGGCTCGCGGCGGCGGTCGGGAAATTTGGAGAAGCGCGGGCGCCCGGGTGGGACGCGACCGGCACGGGGAACGTGAAAGGTGGTGGGGGCGTGCAGCCACGGGTCGGGGCGGCGGGATCCGAGAACCGGTTATTCCAGCGGGGCCGCAACCTTCGCCCAACTCGCGGAACGCACGCCCGGTTCGATGAGGAGCCGGGCCACCGTGTCCTGAATGGCCCGGTCGTTCTCCGGGGTCGCGGTCACGTCCGCGCGGAGCACGGTCTTTTTCTTCTTCGGCTTGCCGACCGCGGTGCCCGTTAGCACCACGCCGGGAACCGAACCGAGGTGCCGGGCGAGCACGGAGCGAACGAGCGAGTGGTCGCGGTCCTGACACGTCACGCGCAACTGGTAGTACGCCGGGGTGCTCTGCAACCGCGACTTGCGCTGGTCGACCCATTTTGCGATCGGCTTCAGTCCCAGAACGACCAGGAGCACGAACCCGGTGCCGATGGCCGCGTGCAGCCCGAACCCGATGCCGGCCATCGTGCCGACCGCGGCGCTGCACCACAGCCCGGCCGCAGTGGTCAACCCGCGGACGTTGGTGCCTTCCTTGAGAATCACGCCGCCGCCGAGGAACCCGACGCCGCTCACGATGTAGGACGCGATCCGCGTGGGGCTGTTCGTATCGCCCTGGAGTTGCGTGAGTGTGACAAAGAGGGCCGCACCGGTGCTCACGAGTGCGTTCGTCCGCAGCCCGGCGGGGTGCTGACGGAGCTGCCGCTCCAAACCGATCACGGTACCGAGGAACGCGGCCAGCGCTACGTTCCCAGTGAAGTTCAGCAGGTCCAACGCGGGCGCTCACTTTCTCGGCCGCTAATCCGATTTCGGTGCCATCGTAGCGAGCCGAATGAGCCGCGACCGCTAGGGAGCGGGAGGCGCTACCGCTCCCTAGCGGTCGCGGCTCGTTACGAAAAACTGCTCGGCCACCGTTGTTCCTTCGAGCCACCTCGCGGGGCAGACCAAAGCCCGTTCCGCTCACATCCGCGCGAGGATAGCGTCCGTGAACGCGGTGGTCCCCGCGGTGCCGCCGATGTCGCGGGTGCGGACCTTCCCCTCGGTCAGCACGGCTTCCACCGCCTTCTGAATGCGCGCGGCGGTTTCCCCCTCGCCGATGTCTTTCAACAACTCGATGGCCGGGAGGATGAGCGGCAACGGGTTGCCCACGTCCGGCGGAACGCTCTCGTGGGACGCGCCGTACACGGCTTCGTACACGGTCACGTCCGTACCGCTGTTGATCGCGGCCGTCGTACTCACGCCCCCGACCAGCCCCGCGCCCAGGTCCGAGAGCAGGTCGCCGTACAGGTTGCCCGCGGTGAGCACCTCGAACTGCTGCGGGCGGCTCACGAGCTGGTTGCAGGTGTTGTCGACGATCAGGTCTTTCGCGGCGATGTCGGGGTAATCGCTCGCCACGCGCCGGAAGCATTCGAGGAACAGCCCGTCGGCCATTTTCAGGATGTTCGCCTTGTGGATGCAGTGGACCGTTTTCCGGCCGCGCTTGCGCGCGGTCTCGAACGTGAGCCGGAAGAACCGCATGCACGCGGCCTCGGTCACGATCTTGAAGCTCTGTACGACGCCGGGCACGATCTCGTGCTCGCTCGCGGTGTACAAGTCTTCGGTGATTTCGCGGAACAGGAG
The Gemmata palustris DNA segment above includes these coding regions:
- a CDS encoding FkbM family methyltransferase gives rise to the protein MPNVSYAQNREDVLLNRVFPGTVGFYIDIGAADPVELSVTKWFYDRGWNGINIEPQAGYFAALSAARPRDINVNALLSDARHDVTFYEFPDRPLLSTPDAALAAEFKKAGVPVISRTLQAVTLAEVCERYVRGPIDFLKIDVEGHELSVLRGADFSRWRPVVLVIEATESERSTPNHGPWEPLVLAADYLFATFDGLNRYYVRAEDAHLVPRLQLPINLFDEPYVPAERLAERAMWDAERAAWAAERVMWTTERAGWVARVEEQAADRVAERTLWAAERADLLERVRWLDGQLHLYRAA
- a CDS encoding isocitrate/isopropylmalate family dehydrogenase, which codes for MRKVIFVQGGGLGEDQELSVRRLFEAAKVPIEFEVHLAGRMALEHGADALPKPTFDAVRACGIALKTKLLQPKGAGMPTAHGPSVPTNYNVAFRRKLGLFASMRPVHNLPGIPSRFTGVDFLLFREITEDLYTASEHEIVPGVVQSFKIVTEAACMRFFRLTFETARKRGRKTVHCIHKANILKMADGLFLECFRRVASDYPDIAAKDLIVDNTCNQLVSRPQQFEVLTAGNLYGDLLSDLGAGLVGGVSTTAAINSGTDVTVYEAVYGASHESVPPDVGNPLPLILPAIELLKDIGEGETAARIQKAVEAVLTEGKVRTRDIGGTAGTTAFTDAILARM
- a CDS encoding MgtC/SapB family protein produces the protein MDLLNFTGNVALAAFLGTVIGLERQLRQHPAGLRTNALVSTGAALFVTLTQLQGDTNSPTRIASYIVSGVGFLGGGVILKEGTNVRGLTTAAGLWCSAAVGTMAGIGFGLHAAIGTGFVLLVVLGLKPIAKWVDQRKSRLQSTPAYYQLRVTCQDRDHSLVRSVLARHLGSVPGVVLTGTAVGKPKKKKTVLRADVTATPENDRAIQDTVARLLIEPGVRSASWAKVAAPLE